TTAGTAGTCTATagtctatatctataaaacAAATAAGAACAGCAACCACGAATCAAATCAAGTCTCCCCCGCCTCTGCTcgcatcctctccatctcctgaATCATAGGACTAGCCTTCCGAATCCTATGCCcatagaaataaaaaataacGGGAATCGAAATACAAGCCGCCTCAACAAGACCCAGCAACGTGCTCGCCCAATTGAGTCCCAGCGCCGCATACATCGACGGTCCAGCAAGCGGGAGACAAGCGCCCATAACACTGCGGGCGAACATATTCCCCGCCAGCGCAGATGCAGTATAAATACCATATGACCGCGCCATGTAGTTGCTCGCATAGATGAAAACACAAGCATTTCCAGCACCGAACGGGAGACCGGCCAATATCGGCACGATCCAGTGCACATTCGGTGTGCAGGTCCATGCGAACCAGAGCTGCCCGACGGCAAGCAGAATCGCGCCAAGGGTAACAATGCTGGCCATCGCTTCTGGAGGAACCTGGCCGGTCTCGGGATCTctgcggtggttgttgattaTCTTGCGCAGGAGAGGCTCGCAGGCGATCGTGATGAGCACGCCGACTccgatgccgatgaaggACAGCCCGCCGATTCCGGGGGACCAGCCGCGCTCGGTCTGGAAAGCGATGGGGTATGCGACGAAGCAGAGGTATAGGATGCCGTAGACGATTGCGACGTAGGTGTCCCAGAATATACTACAATCGGCGAGCGTTAATGGAGCGGTACTAGAGGGCGTTGGATAGGGTTACGTACCATATCGGTTCGGTGGCTAGCATGACGAGTGGCCGGCTGAGACCTACTCTTAGACGCGTCTTCAGCGCCTCTCCATCATCGTATCGAGTCCACCACTTGGGGTTTCCTGTTTCCTTGCGGAGTTTTGCTGCACGGTGTCGGAGGATGACGGGTTCGTAGGTTTCCTTGATGAAACACATTAAGATGAAAATCGCACCACCCATGATGAGGACAATCCAGTttgtccat
This genomic interval from Aspergillus puulaauensis MK2 DNA, chromosome 7, nearly complete sequence contains the following:
- a CDS encoding MFS transporter (COG:G;~EggNog:ENOG410PUCW;~InterPro:IPR005829,IPR020846,IPR011701,IPR036259;~PFAM:PF07690;~TransMembrane:12 (i56-76o96-115i127-145o151-172i184-204o216-235i290-314o326-348i368-389o395-417i429-451o463-485i);~go_component: GO:0016021 - integral component of membrane [Evidence IEA];~go_function: GO:0022857 - transmembrane transporter activity [Evidence IEA];~go_process: GO:0055085 - transmembrane transport [Evidence IEA]), which produces MSVHDSELTRSYTAGAEGYTETVEPTVSRLPSAQNPPDYEVYWTPDDPENPCLWPLWYKGLSVVTISLSATVVSLFSTVYTSGIPGLQEEFHISKIVGLLGVFTYLLGMGMGTFVSAPLSEVLGRRPVYLVSMGIFLILVLPSALAPNIEAILISRFFGGLFGSTIMGNSPASVNDIVSDKRRAAAFGVWSIGPANGPVYGPIIGGFVFEYLGWRWTNWIVLIMGGAIFILMCFIKETYEPVILRHRAAKLRKETGNPKWWTRYDDGEALKTRLRVGLSRPLVMLATEPICIFWDTYVAIVYGILYLCFVAYPIAFQTERGWSPGIGGLSFIGIGVGVLITIACEPLLRKIINNHRRDPETGQVPPEAMASIVTLGAILLAVGQLWFAWTCTPNVHWIVPILAGLPFGAGNACVFIYASNYMARSYGIYTASALAGNMFARSVMGACLPLAGPSMYAALGLNWASTLLGLVEAACISIPVIFYFYGHRIRKASPMIQEMERMRAEAGET